DNA sequence from the Oncorhynchus kisutch isolate 150728-3 unplaced genomic scaffold, Okis_V2 Okis07a-Okis12b_hom, whole genome shotgun sequence genome:
TGCTTGTCCTCAATGTTGTTTAATGCTACATCCTAATGGATGAGATTAATAACTtatttgggctagggggcagtatttggaagtttggatgaatgaggtgcccaaggtaaactgcctgttactcaggtccagaagctaggatatgcatataattggtagtattggatagacaacactctaaagtttccaaaactgttaagaTAATGTCTGTTAGTATAAGATAACCGATAtcgcaggcgaaaacctgagtaCAATCCATCCCAAAAAAACTAATTCAGCTCACCCTTGATTCCTATGGCTGTCATTGGGAATATAAAAAgtagtcctcccagattgcagttcctagggcttccactagatgtcaacagtctttagaaagagtttcaggcatgttttttgaaaaatgagctagaatttaTAGTTTTAGTAAGTGTcttccattttggctgtagtgtttgtaGCGCGTTCCGGTGAGTGCGTgtacttcgttatttatctctgGTAATGGTCTCCGGTCTTAAACTTCTGGGACtgattgcaaccagatgaagatcttcaaaggtaagtgatataTTTTATAGCTATTTCTGACTTCCGTGACgcctctgcttggttggaaaatgtatgtaatgcttttgtgtgcggggcgctgtcctcagacaatcgcatggtatgctttcgccataaagccttttttaaatctgacaatgcggctggattaacaagaagttaaaaAGGACATTATGGACACAATCACACAACACTAGTCCAGACTATAGACACACCCACCTCTTTtgtatctctctcattctttatGACATCATGGTTTCTGTGGTCCTTCAAGGCACACACCAGACAAACAGAAACCTGGTCTGTCTTACAGAAGACCTCCAGAGCTCTGTGGTGCAGTTGGCACAGTTTCTGCTCCAGGTTTCCAGTCACCTCCACCAGGGTGTGTCTCTGTAGAGCTGATACGGTGTAGTGTTGTCTGACATGTCTCTCACAGTAGGAGGCAGTGCAGGTCAGACAGGACTTCACAGCTTTGAGCTGTTTCTCAGTGCAGAGATCACAGGCCACATCTCCAGGTCCAGCGTAGCAGTGCTTGGGAAGAGCAGGGACCTTGAACCCTGCCTGGTGGAGTTTCTCAATCACCTTCTCCAAGGATGAGTTAGTGAGGAGGTCAGGACGGGTTCTGAATCTCTTTCTGCACTGGGGACAGTCGTAGTCTCCTGTCTGGTCAGGCTGGTTCCAGTAGGTCTCAATGCACCGTCTGCAGTAACTGTGTCCACAGGGGACGGAGACTGGCTTTTTGAGAACCTCTGTACACACTGAACATCTGAAGTGGTCCTCTGTCAGTAGACTGGCTGTCAGCTCACTGTACACAATGTGGTAGAGAAATGTGGTTGCTGTTTTAAAGACTATTATACAGGAGATAACCTACTAGATTTACAGGAATGTGGAAGCTGTTTTTTCACTTACCTGGCATCTTTTCCAAACATAATGGGCCTGTCCATGGAACAATCACTCTTCATGGACAGACACGGTGACCCCACCCTCTCCTGATTAACACTGTGGAAAGAAAAAGGAGGGTTTCGTCAGTGTCTGAATTTTCAGAGTTTAATAACTATCCATCTTTCATGTTTGTTTTGGGTTTCTGTTCATCTAGAAATATCTAAATATTTCTGTTTCTAAATGGACAGAAACAtaaatattttgttatttttatttggcAATGATTTCACATGATGCCTATTTCATATGATATTCCTAAATACTTATAACCACTAGGCTGATAAATAAACACCCTTTTCCTTGGATTATTGAATGACCTACACCATGTTATTCTAAGTTATCCATTTAACATCGCAATGTTAAAAAATATGTCTACATTGGGCAAATGAAGGCATATTTATGTTAACTTTGATTGTGTTTGATGAAAATGATAGACCTTTCAAACGTTGTTATTAAATCGGCAAGTGACTTGATGCCTACTGTACCAAAGCAATTGAGAGTTGCTAAACGGGAGAATCATAACGGTAATATTGTCAAAATTCCGCTTTTAGCAACTATCagaattggtaaaaaaaaaaaaaaaaagggttatGCATGGAAACACATTAGACAATAATTAAGAGTAGGCAAAGTGATCGTGTCAGGTGAAAATGAAATCAAACAGCATTTGATGTCCAGTCACATTCACTGTGGTTGTCTGAAGCTGTAGAGTTCCCCAATGATGGGGAATAACCAAAGTCAATGAGCGTCATCACCATCTTCCCTTTGCAGTACCTCAAACTGTCCTGATTATCAGCTGAGGAACTCCTTAAAGTTTATTTAACTCTTGGCTCTGAGAATGtctgagcagtgtcttaacaTCCTAAAACTtactctgagcagtgtcttaacatcctaaaacctactctgagcagtgtcttaaaacctcttatggatgatgcgaattttcgcagctttttgttaaaaatcgcgcaacagtcctgctactcatgccaggaatatagtatatgcatatgataagtatgtgtgtatagaaaacactctgaagtctctaaaactggttaaattgtgtctgtggctataacagaacgtgtttagGAGTAAAGATCCCTCGAAAAACTGgtcaccaaaaacacaaaaaaaaatattcatccgccagtcaatgtattgtctaaggcGACAGGCAAAAAACTAGGCCCCcattacaatgcctacagcttccacacgatgtcgccagtactgtcATTTTCTGCCTGCTTTATCCTTGGTTAAATTACGTCAGGGCACTTCCTTTCTTGGAGCTCGCCCAAGGATGCTGTGAAATTGAAAACATGGACGATGagttcaagacttgctgctatcgaatacagatcgccccatgatcaatttgatagattattaacgtttattaatacctaaagttggtttagaaaagtCGTTTGAAATGATTtgtaaaagtttataggcaacttttgtcattttaaaaagtgacgttgcgtcttgtaaaAGGGAGTATTCCTGGCTCAGACCGGTCTTCAGAAAACGACATTTTGCctatacaatgacggatttaatcgggaaaaagacccaattgtgatgtttatgggatatataggagtgccaagaaagaagctcgtcaaaggtaatgaatgttttatattttatttctgcgttttgggtagcgccggctaccgcaaaatctgttGTTTAGGTAAAGGTCTGGTATTCTGGGGAaggcatgctatcagataatagcttctcatgctttcgccgaaaagcattttacaaatctgactcggtggctagattcacaacgagtgtagctttaattcagtaccttgcatgtgtgttttaatgaaagtttgagtttaaTCGAAAACTATAGGTGGCGCTCTAAAATATCAGCTGATTTGATCCCGCCACAGGAACAAAGTCCACAAGAAGTTTTAACATCCTGCTAaaaacctactctgagcagtgtcttaacaTCCTGCTAaaaacctactctgagcagtgtcttaacatcctgctaaaacctactctgagcagtgtcttaacaTCCTAGAACTtactctgagcagtgtcttaacaTCCTAAAACGTATTCTGACCAGTGTCTTAACAccctaaaacctactctgagcatTGTCTTAACATCCTAAAACGTATtctgagcagtgtcttaacaTCCTAAAACGTATtctgagcagtgtcttaacaTCCTAAAATCTACTCGGAGCAGTGTCGTAATatcctaaaacctactctgagcagtgtcttaatatcctaaaacctactctgagctgTGTCTTAACATCCTCTAAAAACCTACTCTCAGCTGGGAGATTTTCTTGTCTTAAAACAGGTTTTAACAGAATTCCTAGGACcttttctgagatgctttgtggatacagcCCTGGACTGATAGACTCACAGGTGTCACGATcgttgtaaggaggagaccaaggcgcagggtGGTATGCGTACATTGTTCTGTATTATAagaacgaacactgaacaaactaacaaaataacaaaacgaaccgtgaagctaatatgagtagtgcagacaggcaactaaacatagaacaagaacccacaaacacaaaagggaaaatggcaacctaaaaatgatccccaatcagagacaacgataaacagctgcctctgattgggaaccaattcaggccaccatagacatacatattacctggacatacaaaaaccctagacaatacaaaaactagcatacccaccctcgtTACACCCTGACCTAGCCAAAATATAAAgtaaacagagatatctcaggtcagagCTTGACAACCTCTTTAAAATGAGGGGAATTCCAACCCCTGTTAAAGGGAcaatctgcagttgaaacaaCAAGAAGAAAGAAAAAGCTTGAAGAAAACACCACCACATTTTTGGGCAAACAATTTTTTGGATGGGGTTGGAGAAAGGTGACCACTCTCAAAATTCATGGATGGATCTATGGATGCCAGGACTGGCCATCTATGACATCAAAATTGACGTTTTAACCAAGTTTTATCCATGTTATGAAGCCATACATTGTTTGTTGACGATTcagttgtttacaaacattgaagtaaaacaagctcatattttgggttctgatggagtacgacagttgaactgagctcatgaggtatttataagttatattcttctaTAGTCAATGGCTATGAATATCATAAacttaaaagtaaaataattgatGTAGCAATCatagattgcccctttaaacctCACACATTCATCACCTCCAGCACCATATCAGTATCTACATGAGAAAGCTTCTGCTCTTCACTTACCTGGCACCTTTTCCAAACTTAATATGCCTGTCCATGGACCAATCACTCTTCATGGACAGACACGGAGACCCCACCCTCTCCTGTTTACCACTGTGGACACATCAAAGAGGGTTTTGTTTATGAATGATAAATGCTATTCTTTCTTTAATTTTAAACCACAATTACTTATTCATCATTGTTTGTAGAACACTAATCTTCTATCAGGTGATTTTATGTGTATGTCAGGTTCTTCACTTACCTGGCACCTTTTCCAAACTTAATGGGCCTGTCCATGGACCAATCACTCTTCACCTGGCACCTTTTCTGCTATTTTTGaattttgacttttgacttcctatgaattcatattgcaaatggacaaaacatatatatgccttatgcacaagttaaaattaaaaaataaatatatgataataaaattggactaaagtatattcatacagttcttacacgtgtaattgacaaaaaaaatctaaagaatTTCTAAAAACGGTCCAAAAagcactttttcaaaatgttgcttttggatgttgacttgtgttgcatttgcaatatgaaaaaccCACTTATTCATCATTGTTTGTAGAACAGTAATCTTCTATCAGGTGATTGGCTGTTATTTCTATGTTAGGTTTTTCACATACCTGGCACCTTTTCCAAACTTAATGGGCCTGTCCATGGACCAATCACTCTTCATGGACAGACACGGAGACCCCACCCTCTCCTGTTTAACGCTGTGGAAAGGAGGATTTAAACAAAGACAGAATTATATGTACATCTGAATCAATAACTGAAGTATATTTCTCAACCAGTCAGTTATggaaaatgtacagtataaccAAAATGATAATAATGTACAGTAACAGTATTTTCTATCATAACGCTAGAGCACAACATACTGAACTCAATCAATAATACCTTTAAACAGATAGAATAGCAGCTTTAACACAAACCTGAGATTTGTAAAGGTGATAGGTGGATCCATGGAGAGGTCACTGTACTGAGGTCACTGAGATCTATATTTTATTACGTGATAGGtgccttcggaaagaattcagaccccttgactttttccaaattttgttacgttacagccttacactAATATTGATTACATAgctttccccctcatcaatctaaacacaatacccaataatgacaaatcaaaaaggttttagacatgtttgctcatttgtaaaaaatgcaataaaactgaaatatcgcatttaatttaagtattcagaccctttactcagtactttgttgaagcacctttggcagtgattacagcctctagtcttgggtatgacgctacaagcttggcacacctgtatttggggagtttctcccattcttctctgcagatcctctcaagctctatcaggttggacggggagggttgctgcacagctattttcaggtctctccagagatgtttg
Encoded proteins:
- the LOC109878011 gene encoding uncharacterized protein LOC109878011 encodes the protein MDPPITFTNLSVKQERVGSPCLSMKSDWSMDRPIKFGKGASGKQERVGSPCLSMKSDWSMDRHIKFGKGASVNQERVGSPCLSMKSDCSMDRPIMFGKDASELTASLLTEDHFRCSVCTEVLKKPVSVPCGHSYCRRCIETYWNQPDQTGDYDCPQCRKRFRTRPDLLTNSSLEKVIEKLHQAGFKVPALPKHCYAGPGDVACDLCTEKQLKAVKSCLTCTASYCERHVRQHYTVSALQRHTLVEVTGNLEQKLCQLHHRALEVFCKTDQVSVCLVCALKDHRNHDVIKNERDTKETKITNQDQQAALRSETTLWRDLQQKKTELTNIIQLEQTLEKSTWELTYHTKHFYRGFGDVLTKDWTTDSVVVAALGRPLDLGMLYDCRNESFCSDVFLWNNNTIASMQLSLPRTHTEVKCIEGDSLQDRFRALDVTAPLRASVLSGLVEVGGAAGYLNHPVQSTLQDRVTLQYRTTTRLDMLSHRVLQEETVRTQRKATHVVMAVLYGAQAFFIFDSKHINRQINVRREKTKMLDVI